TGAATTATTCGAGACGTTTATCCGGGAAGAAGAATCGCTTTCGAACGATTCGTTACTGGAATCCGTATCGCGATACGACGATCCTGACGTATACTCTGCTGGTAATGGTATACCAATAGCTTATTCATGGAACAAAATCACATTATACTATCCTCGAAACGGAAAGAATTATTGGACAATTATATGTAAATCGTGTATATACCAGAAAGCTTTTTATTGAGGTGTACGATGTTCTTCTTCCGGCGTGATACTTTTATTGTGACTGTGCAAGGTAAAGCTTGCAAGAGCGTGAAGATTGTTGGGAAACCGTAGTCTGCAGGCCTGCAGACAGAACCCACAGTGGACAGGTATGATGTTTCGAACTGCGAGAGCTTCAACGTTCCACCGCAATTCATCATCACGCGATATAGATCGCAAGCGAAACAGTGCAAGGGAGTGAGCTCTACGAATTGCTCATCCTTCACCGTCGTAAACTGAAATTACAGCCTCCACTATCTTACAAGTTCTCTTTTCCGTGGTAGCTGTTTGCTAGGGTCGCATTCTGCCTTACCTGAACTACGTTAGACAAGTTCTGCTTGAGTTCTTCTATATTACACGGTTTCGAATAATACTGAGTATAGAGTTGTTGAAACTCTTTAATTGGCATTCTGTGCGGGGATTTATCCATCAGTATTCGGCGGCACTGTAGAGTTAATTGCTGCAAGTGAGACTTATCTACCATTACAACTGCTGGCCCATTTGCTAGACATATAATCTGAAAGACCGATGAGCCATGAATCGCGACTGCGtaagtttaataaaaattttattatccaACGCTCGTACCTTCACAGTGTCGCCAAGTTTCTGCATAAGTCGCAGCATAGACATGCAGCCGAATGACTCTGGTTTCAACGCGTAACCGAACTGACGCAGAAAATTCTGTCCGATGTTTGACACGCTAAGGCAGCCCCTCGAGCGTGTGATTAACTTCAATATCTGCTCGGAAAGCACGTGAAGACCTTCCTTTTCCGTTAAAGAAATCTGCCTCTCCCCAGAATTGTCGTCTTCGATTTTAACTACTTCTGGTATAGCTTCGAACAGTTCAATTAACTTGGTGAAACCATAATCTGACACGCGACACTGATGGCCGAAATGATGGTGATACGAAGGCACGAATTTATTGAACTGCATCTTGCACTGCGGCGCGTGTTGTAGCAATTCTACAACCTGCGGAGAGAAATATACTTTTCGATACGGAGTCGACTTGCTGAAACGTTCATCGACGATGAAATACCTCACCTCCACAGCgaattgtttcgttctttccatCTCTTCCGCAGTCTGCTCTCGTTTCGGGATCGCTATCATTTTATCTCCGCCGCTTAGCGCAGTAACAACGACAGTGTTTTCTGATACCTCGCCGAGGATATCCTCGATATCGCATACGCCGTAATCCACGATGTCCCACGGCTTGGCTGTGCAAAACGTATTCTTATTCTCCCCGTTCGTAATACTCGTATAAATTACTCAGAGCGAATAAAAATCTTTACCTATCACTCTAGCGTAAACGCTTGGGAATTCTGAGAGCACCACTTGTTTACTGGCTTTCGACTTCAGGACTCTCAGTAGATCGGATGTAAAACGACGCACTTGGGCACGGTGAGACAGAGTCACCACTCGATTATTTCCTTCCCCCATTACCTGAAACAAACAATTCAATTTCTAGTAACAACTGCGAGCGATATATAACCGTTTCTCCCTCTTACCTGCACCGTGTGCGTAAGGGCTTCCAGCAAGTCGATCAGCTTAGTAAACCCATAATCAGCGACTCTACACTGTCTTCCGAAGTGGTGGTGATACGCGGGTATGAATCGATTGAACGGCAACTGGCAATGCGGAGCAGTTTTCAGGAGGTCCACCAATTCGCGACTGAAAAGGGCTAATTGATTCGCCAGTGGAGGACTTACgcacttgttttctaaaaaCGAAAGAACAATACAGCATTTACCAGTACGGAGGGACTTGTACCCAGGTTCGAGCTAACAATTTTACCTTCGTGGTTACTCTCGTGCGTCTTACTCCCTGTCCAGATGAGGTACTTCACACTGCCAATACCCTGCTTCAAGTCGACGCATGATAAGCAGGACACTAAGTGTTCTAAAGGTACCCCATTCTCAACCACGTGTAGCTGCTCTTTGAATTCAGCTTCGTAACAATTTGGCAAGCTGAAGTGCATTAAGAATTAGATCGCTGGAGCGCAACAGTCTTCTTTCAAAGCTCAATGAAAATGCTTGTAAGTAATATACCTAGGCAGTGGCAAGCTTCCGTTATGTGTAGTTAGTAATTGATAAATACGTGgatcgagaatttttaaagatATCTTCACGTTAGGAAGCGAGGCTACTTTCTGCTCGGCCCATCCTTTATCAGACCACGGTTTTAACGTGTGAATAGTACAGTATGGTAACTCAACTTGCTCCTCCTACAAATTAAACACATACTTTATGTTTTACATGTGATTAATACTCTCAGAAACACGTGTGTTGTCATCGCTGTATCAGATAAAATTCAACGCTTAGGGTCATCGTCACAGCTTCTCGACAGTAAAAGGAATAACCACTCTACTTTCACTGGAAGAGCTCGAACTCGGCTTTATATGCATCATTGTAGGTCTCTAATAGTTATGAAAGGATCGAAGAAATAGTAGGATTAACGTACTTGAGTGGTAGTATTAAAACACGGCGACGGGGTGTTCCTGTGGTCTGGATTGAGAGAAACCATCCTGCCACCGGGATCTTCCGTAACGATACAGACATCCTTCATTTTATACAACTCCGAGACACTGATAGAGATCATGAAGCGGCTCTCGTACATTTCGCGGAATTTGAAGAGGGGAAGCTTGTGTCCGGGCACTTCTTGCAGTAACATTACAATTTGCGCGCGTACAACCTGAGGACTCGCTCTGCCGCTGTGAGCGTACGATATCAAGATACGTTTGTATCCTACTTTACGACGATGCAATTGAGAGATCGCGTACTGCGCGTCTGACAGCGAAGGTACTTTAACGCTCGCCGCGAAGTTGCCATCGGATTGTGTGAAGATAGACACGTTTAATACCTAGGAACCGAGTGTAAGTAAGCCCAAAACAAACGTACACGCGTAGTATTAGAAATTGTAACGAGCAACTTTACCATCACGTGCTCCAAGAAGATAGAAGCAAGCATATGTCTCATCTTCTTCGGATTAATACTTTGGTCCAAGTTAGTTACTTGCAGTTCGATCGGTGTGCATGTTTCATTGTTCGTTAAGGTTCCGTTGTGATTATTTATTGGGTTGAAAAAGTTCTAACGAATGAAAGGCTGTTGATTATTGTGCGCGACGCAGAGTGGTAAGAGAAGGATCGAAGAAAGGAGAGCTAAAATACCTCGACTTCCTCATTCTCTGTATCGCTTGGATGATAAGGCGAGGTATGATTACTTTGTTGGTTCATCGTTTGTACTGTATTTTCATAAGGTGAGGGTGTCCTACTATTGCGCACAGACTGTTGATTCTCAAAATCGAAGGAAAAGAGAGATTAGAATGCGTATATATATTCTTCCCTTGCATCGTGCACTAAAATTAATTCTCACCTG
Above is a genomic segment from Andrena cerasifolii isolate SP2316 chromosome 12, iyAndCera1_principal, whole genome shotgun sequence containing:
- the Marf1 gene encoding meiosis regulator and mRNA stability factor 1-like protein isoform X3, with amino-acid sequence MCLCIGMLHPTKHMTDQDIVDYDALSTNDDDEIEGLNDRLLELLSAQKALSQNVESNIPRPLDDLNASSDSLKVDNKALVSPLCGHCKYDCSFLHNDSPVNLPALPTYLPPIGVFWDIENCHVPKGKSAMAATQVIREKFFSGYREAEFIVVCDVCKENSQVVKELNDAQVNLIHVTTRCKNAADEKLKQSIRRFADIHGSPAAIILISGDINFAADLSDLRYRKKIHVILLHMKHTSEALILCANEHYNFSELMESLPSRTVEVTAYYDLLVSNLPNDQDVMFVKRRLKQLSENCGGKVVEIQSNTAIVRFASQIFAERAQKRMDGELVLGSKISVRFLKEKGSICQKAQGNSTSRNRALSESEATTSPRQMYSASASVTGGRAFQIPHYHSSSPVIGTYASAWSAHCAPVSAPPGMIQPPPIFVGRPYSNGNNVSFNRAYNELARVQSPLFWQVSGSQQFGQMWEEQFKVEKTKVLSRRIHIPQSRDSAAANNAVSRTPENVRRIRGAHNSFVQPPEWTGPRQQHPSLNASANFNGSVHSQPNSFKRRSPSPMCELPPRERNQWNGQNQQSVRNSRTPSPYENTVQTMNQQSNHTSPYHPSDTENEEVENFFNPINNHNGTLTNNETCTPIELQVTNLDQSINPKKMRHMLASIFLEHVMVLNVSIFTQSDGNFAASVKVPSLSDAQYAISQLHRRKVGYKRILISYAHSGRASPQVVRAQIVMLLQEVPGHKLPLFKFREMYESRFMISISVSELYKMKDVCIVTEDPGGRMVSLNPDHRNTPSPCFNTTTQEEQVELPYCTIHTLKPWSDKGWAEQKVASLPNVKISLKILDPRIYQLLTTHNGSLPLPSLPNCYEAEFKEQLHVVENGVPLEHLVSCLSCVDLKQGIGSVKYLIWTGSKTHESNHEENKCVSPPLANQLALFSRELVDLLKTAPHCQLPFNRFIPAYHHHFGRQCRVADYGFTKLIDLLEALTHTVQVMGEGNNRVVTLSHRAQVRRFTSDLLRVLKSKASKQVVLSEFPSVYARVIAKPWDIVDYGVCDIEDILGEVSENTVVVTALSGGDKMIAIPKREQTAEEMERTKQFAVEVVELLQHAPQCKMQFNKFVPSYHHHFGHQCRVSDYGFTKLIELFEAIPEVVKIEDDNSGERQISLTEKEGLHVLSEQILKLITRSRGCLSVSNIGQNFLRQFGYALKPESFGCMSMLRLMQKLGDTVKIICLANGPAVVMVDKSHLQQLTLQCRRILMDKSPHRMPIKEFQQLYTQYYSKPCNIEELKQNLSNVVQFTTVKDEQFVELTPLHCFACDLYRVMMNCGGTLKLSQFETSYLSTVGSVCRPADYGFPTIFTLLQALPCTVTIKVSRRKKNIVHLNKKLSAIGIPLPAEYTSGSSYRDTDSSNESFESDSSSRINVSNNSVTLEERGKWPEQAVEGQNSWKQTEENNLWSKGFDKHWKTPISEDQLASWSLQESGSESFLKSLMRTPVIPHGFPPPPKPDSPPEEDLSKNQWDSSVWTTPTKFLYSQDDTTNVQVPPLTLPPSWSQIVSDDSASNLLSPTRNLLPAAANPLCPRTSPYYSSKRNLVVAPHPSELPLPSLALTPKKIMTSEKIATAQIFTDEQEALTSNPTEKLDVKNNESSHSNAEGDNDNEKRNTPTKQLFTSKRRLAAQFNQPIES